A stretch of DNA from Pseudomonadota bacterium:
GCAACCATATATCAGTGAATCTGCCATATGATTGAACTTTAACAATGACTTAAAAAAACAAATATTATAAACTGGTTAAACATATGAGAAATATTGGCATCTATTCATACTTTGGTTATGCACTACCCTTCGATGAAAGGCTTAAAATGATAAAACAGGCCGGATTTCACACAACATCTGTCGGGCTGGGGGATGAAGAAAAACTCGTCAGAAACGGACAGAAAGACCTAATACCTGAGATGGTAAGGTCAAAAGGACTATATCTCGAATATGCACATGCCCCGGAGGCAAAATGCAATAATCTATGGTCAGAATCAAAGCAAAGCCGGACAGAAATAAAAAGAGGGTATTCATCATGCATTGCCTATTGTAGAAAGCATCTAATACCAATTCTCGTCATTCATATAAGTAAGAGTAAAGGAAAGCAACCTCAACCGCCCAATCACTACGGATTGGCAATAATTAAAGACCTTTCAAAATACGCAGAGGATTCAGGTGTCAAAATAGCAATAGAAAATACACAGAAATTAGGGCACCTTGATTATATCTTCTCGAATATTGATTCTCCTTCTCTGGGTCTTTGCTATGACAGTTCGCATGATTTTTTGTATAGCCCTCAACCCGGGTTAATGCTTAAACAGTGGGGCCATTTGCTTTTCACA
This window harbors:
- a CDS encoding sugar phosphate isomerase/epimerase — its product is MRNIGIYSYFGYALPFDERLKMIKQAGFHTTSVGLGDEEKLVRNGQKDLIPEMVRSKGLYLEYAHAPEAKCNNLWSESKQSRTEIKRGYSSCIAYCRKHLIPILVIHISKSKGKQPQPPNHYGLAIIKDLSKYAEDSGVKIAIENTQKLGHLDYIFSNIDSPSLGLCYDSSHDFLYSPQPGLMLKQWGHLLFTTHISDNDGLLDRHWLPGEGTIKWDIVKNSFPLKTYKGFLTLEVFSKDPKSETAPEFLRKALKSIKGFEEMLRE